One Citricoccus sp. K5 DNA window includes the following coding sequences:
- a CDS encoding ATP-binding cassette domain-containing protein, whose translation MTTDTIIHSRGLAKRFTAPGSPGKHVQAVAGLDLDVSRGELLAFLGPNGAGKSTSLRLLTTLLRPSAGTATVAGCDVHTDPAGVRSRIGYVGQGTSGSLSQRVRDELLSQGAFHGMGRRERARRADELIESLELGPFARRTVQQLSGGQKRRVDIALGLVHAPTLLFLDEPSTGLDPQSRANLWQHILDLRESHGTTVFLTTHYLDEADRYAERVLVMDAGRVIADNTAEHLKAGLAGDAVTLGFPDAGSAEAARARLGRLLRSEATAVTDDAGRPGLAVTVPDGAGRLPDLIRALDAEGLPPASAAAVPPTLDDVFLSLTGRSLREADLASASPDPSHPDHTLQEASRS comes from the coding sequence ATGACCACAGACACCATCATCCACAGCCGGGGTCTGGCCAAGCGCTTCACGGCCCCGGGCTCCCCGGGCAAGCACGTGCAGGCGGTGGCCGGGCTCGACCTCGACGTCTCCCGTGGCGAGCTCCTCGCCTTCCTCGGACCCAACGGCGCGGGCAAGTCCACCTCCCTGCGTCTGCTCACCACACTGCTGCGCCCCTCGGCAGGCACCGCCACCGTGGCCGGTTGCGATGTGCACACCGATCCCGCGGGGGTGCGCTCCCGCATCGGCTACGTGGGCCAGGGCACCTCCGGCAGCCTGTCCCAGCGGGTGCGGGACGAGTTGCTCAGCCAAGGCGCCTTCCACGGAATGGGGCGGCGCGAGAGGGCCCGGCGTGCGGACGAGCTCATCGAGTCGCTCGAGCTGGGACCCTTCGCCCGGCGCACCGTCCAGCAGCTCAGCGGCGGCCAGAAGCGGCGCGTGGACATCGCGCTGGGCCTGGTCCATGCCCCCACGCTGCTCTTCCTCGATGAGCCCTCCACCGGCCTGGACCCGCAGAGCCGGGCCAACCTGTGGCAGCACATCCTGGATCTGCGCGAGAGCCATGGCACCACCGTCTTCCTCACCACGCACTACCTGGACGAGGCGGACCGCTACGCCGAGCGGGTGCTGGTCATGGACGCCGGCCGGGTCATCGCGGACAACACGGCTGAGCACCTCAAGGCCGGGCTGGCTGGGGACGCCGTCACCCTCGGCTTCCCGGACGCCGGCTCCGCCGAGGCAGCCCGCGCCCGGCTCGGCCGCCTCCTGCGGAGCGAGGCCACCGCGGTGACCGACGACGCCGGCCGCCCCGGCCTGGCCGTCACGGTCCCCGACGGCGCGGGCCGGCTTCCGGACCTCATCCGCGCCCTCGACGCCGAGGGGTTGCCGCCGGCGTCGGCGGCCGCCGTCCCGCCCACCCTCGACGACGTGTTCCTGTCCCTGACGGGGCGCTCGCTGCGCGAGGCCGACCTGGCCTCTGCCAGCCCAGATCCGTCCCACCCCGACCACACCCTCCAGGAAGCGAGCCGATCATGA
- a CDS encoding ABC transporter permease, which produces MSSIATDSYHVLVRELRPMVRDPFSLIFSLVQPLVFLGLFTPLLIGQSGGSTAETLQWFVPGVLVMIVLFGTGAVGSNLQYDLMTGAHERTLVAPVSRSSLLVGRALKEVVPITVQSLVIVAVAFPFGFRADPVGLVAGLALLAVFGIGLGALSYSLGLATKEHEWLFWGVQQLLIFPLLILSGMLLPLEDGPAWMRVVAAVNPVSHVVTAERVLLAGDLAALVDLEILWGALAAVAVAGVGLVVGVRTMRRD; this is translated from the coding sequence ATGAGCTCCATCGCCACCGACAGCTACCACGTCCTGGTCCGCGAGCTGCGGCCCATGGTCCGTGATCCCTTCTCCCTGATCTTCAGCCTGGTCCAGCCCCTGGTCTTCCTCGGGCTGTTCACGCCCCTGCTCATCGGCCAGTCCGGCGGGTCGACCGCCGAGACCCTGCAGTGGTTCGTCCCGGGCGTGCTCGTGATGATCGTGCTCTTCGGCACCGGCGCCGTCGGGTCGAACCTGCAGTACGACCTGATGACCGGTGCCCACGAGCGCACCCTCGTGGCCCCGGTCTCCCGCTCCTCGCTCCTGGTGGGCCGGGCCCTGAAGGAGGTCGTGCCGATCACCGTGCAGTCCCTGGTCATCGTGGCCGTCGCGTTCCCCTTCGGCTTCCGCGCGGATCCCGTGGGCCTGGTGGCGGGCCTGGCACTGCTGGCGGTGTTCGGGATCGGCCTCGGCGCGTTGAGCTATTCCCTGGGGTTGGCCACCAAGGAGCACGAGTGGCTTTTCTGGGGCGTGCAGCAACTGCTGATCTTCCCGCTGCTCATCCTCTCCGGCATGCTGCTGCCCCTCGAGGACGGTCCGGCCTGGATGCGGGTGGTGGCCGCCGTCAATCCGGTCAGTCATGTGGTCACGGCCGAGCGGGTCCTGCTGGCCGGGGATCTGGCGGCCCTGGTGGACCTGGAAATACTGTGGGGTGCGCTGGCCGCCGTGGCGGTCGCCGGCGTCGGGCTCGTGGTGGGTGTGCGCACCATGCGGCGCGACTGA
- a CDS encoding 1,4-dihydroxy-2-naphthoyl-CoA synthase, whose amino-acid sequence MNGQQTPQTPTDPTSAAALPEKVSDLFDPQRWRVVNGFDFEDLTYHRQVERDASGAIVRDLPTVRIAFDRPEVRNAFRPGTVDELYRALDHARMTTDVGCILLTGNGPSPKDGGHSFCSGGDQRIRGRDGYRYAEGDTAETVDPARAGRLHILEVQRLMRTTPKPVIAVVNGWAAGGGHSLHVVADLTIASRQHGKFKQTDAAVGSFDAGYGSELLARHAGQKNARAIFFLGREYSAEQMVQMGAVNEAVDHECLEEVALEYAADINRQSPQAIRMLKFAFNMADDGMAGQQVFAGEATRMGYMTDEAVEGRDAFLQKRDPDWSAFPHHF is encoded by the coding sequence GTGAACGGACAGCAGACGCCCCAGACCCCGACCGACCCCACATCCGCAGCTGCCCTGCCGGAGAAGGTGTCGGACCTCTTCGACCCGCAGCGCTGGCGGGTGGTGAACGGTTTCGACTTCGAGGACCTCACCTACCACCGCCAGGTGGAGCGGGACGCCTCCGGGGCGATCGTGCGGGACCTGCCGACCGTCCGCATCGCCTTCGACCGCCCGGAGGTCCGCAACGCGTTCCGTCCCGGCACCGTGGACGAGCTCTACCGGGCGCTGGACCACGCCCGCATGACCACGGACGTCGGCTGCATCCTGCTCACCGGCAACGGCCCCTCCCCCAAGGACGGCGGCCATTCGTTCTGCTCCGGCGGCGATCAGCGCATCCGCGGCCGGGACGGCTACCGCTACGCCGAGGGGGACACCGCCGAGACCGTGGACCCGGCCCGCGCCGGCCGCCTGCACATCCTCGAGGTCCAGCGGCTCATGCGGACCACGCCCAAGCCGGTCATCGCCGTCGTCAACGGTTGGGCGGCCGGCGGCGGGCACTCCCTGCACGTGGTGGCCGACCTGACGATCGCCTCGAGGCAGCACGGGAAGTTCAAGCAGACCGACGCCGCGGTCGGCTCCTTCGACGCCGGCTACGGCTCCGAGCTGCTGGCCCGCCACGCCGGCCAGAAGAACGCCCGGGCCATCTTCTTCCTCGGCCGCGAGTACTCCGCCGAGCAGATGGTGCAGATGGGCGCGGTGAACGAGGCCGTGGACCACGAGTGCCTCGAGGAGGTGGCCCTCGAGTACGCCGCAGACATCAACCGTCAGTCCCCGCAGGCCATCCGCATGCTCAAGTTCGCCTTCAACATGGCCGACGACGGCATGGCCGGCCAGCAGGTCTTCGCGGGCGAGGCCACCCGCATGGGCTACATGACGGACGAGGCCGTGGAGGGCCGGGACGCTTTCCTGCAGAAGCGCGATCCCGACTGGTCGGCGTTCCCGCACCACTTCTGA
- a CDS encoding AMP-binding protein produces the protein MPVTPADLDRAQRALAAALDGSGPPVEFTEGGQIVLRPEAADPAAGGAEGTVAVVRTSGSTGTPKQTLLTPEALAASAAATASRIGGEGQWLLAVGLHYVAGLAVLSRSLTAGTTPVALAPGPFTPQSFVEAVDRMERGTGFRALSLVPTMLSRLLVPDAGPGASAPSGAGFAGAAVDALRTFDAILIGGARLPDRVREAAAEAGLRIHLTYGMSETCGGCVYDGVPLDGVTADLVTDPDTDADGGGRPGVPRLRLSGPMVAAGYFNDADRTAAHFGISGDTRSGTSTRWFLTGDTGTVDGAPGRQHLTVTGRVDDVINTGGVKVSAAKVQQVLESLAGVQAAFVGAVRDDEWGQRVCAAVAGGQSRPPFDQAAAREAIRARLGPAAVPKQWLVLEALPLLPNGKTDRQALLTRFST, from the coding sequence GTGCCCGTGACCCCTGCCGACCTCGACCGCGCCCAGCGTGCGCTGGCCGCTGCCCTGGACGGTTCCGGTCCTCCGGTCGAGTTCACCGAGGGAGGCCAGATCGTCCTCCGCCCCGAGGCCGCGGATCCGGCGGCCGGCGGTGCCGAGGGGACGGTCGCCGTCGTGCGCACCTCCGGCTCCACCGGGACCCCCAAGCAGACCCTGCTCACGCCCGAGGCCCTGGCCGCCTCGGCCGCGGCGACCGCCAGCCGGATCGGCGGCGAGGGCCAGTGGCTGCTGGCCGTGGGCCTGCACTACGTGGCCGGGCTGGCCGTGCTCTCCCGCTCTCTCACGGCCGGCACCACCCCCGTCGCCCTGGCACCGGGCCCGTTCACGCCGCAGTCCTTCGTGGAGGCCGTGGACCGGATGGAGCGCGGCACCGGCTTCCGCGCCCTGTCCCTCGTGCCCACCATGCTCTCCCGCCTCCTGGTGCCCGACGCCGGCCCGGGCGCCTCTGCCCCTTCTGGTGCCGGATTCGCCGGGGCCGCGGTCGATGCCCTGCGCACCTTCGACGCGATCCTCATCGGCGGCGCCCGCCTCCCGGACCGGGTCCGGGAGGCCGCCGCCGAGGCCGGACTGCGGATCCACCTGACGTACGGCATGAGCGAGACCTGCGGCGGCTGCGTGTATGACGGCGTGCCCCTGGACGGGGTGACCGCGGACCTCGTCACGGACCCGGACACGGATGCGGACGGCGGGGGCCGCCCGGGCGTCCCCCGCCTGCGGCTGTCCGGCCCGATGGTCGCCGCCGGCTACTTCAACGACGCCGACCGCACGGCCGCGCATTTCGGCATCAGCGGTGACACCCGCAGCGGAACCAGCACCCGCTGGTTCCTCACCGGGGACACCGGCACCGTGGACGGGGCCCCCGGCCGGCAGCACCTCACCGTGACCGGACGCGTGGACGACGTCATCAACACCGGCGGCGTGAAGGTCTCGGCGGCGAAGGTCCAGCAGGTCCTCGAATCGCTCGCGGGCGTGCAGGCGGCCTTCGTCGGAGCGGTGCGCGACGACGAGTGGGGCCAGCGCGTGTGCGCCGCCGTGGCAGGGGGTCAGAGTCGCCCGCCGTTCGACCAGGCCGCCGCCCGCGAAGCCATCCGGGCCCGGCTGGGACCGGCAGCGGTGCCCAAGCAGTGGCTGGTGCTCGAAGCCCTGCCGCTGCTGCCGAACGGCAAGACCGACCGTCAGGCCCTGCTCACCCGCTTCTCCACCTGA
- a CDS encoding 1,4-dihydroxy-2-naphthoate polyprenyltransferase, with protein MATAAQWIEGARLRTLPMAIAPVLIGSAAAFALDGFHLGRAVLALIVALALQVGVNYSNDYSDGIRGTDDDRVGPLRLTGSGAAPARAVKAAAFSCFGVAAVAGLGLIAWSGTWWLAVVGVLAIVAAWYYTGGQKPYGYRGLGEVFVFIFFGLVAVLGTTYTQALAVSGPAWAGAVGCGLVSTALLMANNVRDIPTDRLTGKMTLAARLGDTPARWSYVVMVAVAIVLPLCFTGQYPWLWLVALTAAVAVRPSITMVRSTERRDLIPVLKLTGILGLVYAVLFATGLVL; from the coding sequence ATGGCCACAGCCGCCCAGTGGATCGAGGGCGCACGGTTGCGCACCCTGCCGATGGCGATCGCCCCGGTACTCATCGGCTCCGCCGCCGCCTTCGCACTGGACGGATTCCACCTGGGCAGGGCGGTGCTGGCCCTGATCGTGGCCCTGGCCCTGCAGGTCGGCGTGAACTACTCCAACGACTACTCGGACGGCATCCGCGGCACCGACGACGACCGCGTCGGCCCGTTGCGGTTGACGGGTTCTGGGGCGGCCCCGGCGCGCGCCGTCAAGGCGGCCGCGTTCTCCTGCTTCGGCGTCGCCGCCGTGGCCGGCCTCGGCCTCATCGCCTGGTCGGGCACCTGGTGGCTGGCCGTCGTCGGGGTCCTGGCCATCGTGGCCGCCTGGTACTACACGGGGGGCCAGAAGCCCTACGGATACCGGGGCCTCGGCGAGGTCTTCGTCTTCATCTTCTTCGGCCTCGTGGCCGTCCTCGGCACCACCTACACGCAGGCCCTGGCCGTGTCCGGCCCGGCGTGGGCCGGGGCCGTGGGCTGTGGCCTGGTCTCCACGGCACTGCTCATGGCCAACAACGTCCGGGACATCCCCACGGACCGCCTGACCGGCAAGATGACGCTGGCCGCCCGGCTCGGGGACACCCCGGCCCGCTGGTCCTATGTGGTGATGGTGGCCGTGGCGATCGTGCTGCCGTTGTGCTTCACCGGCCAGTACCCGTGGCTGTGGCTCGTGGCGCTCACGGCCGCCGTGGCCGTGCGGCCCTCGATCACCATGGTCCGCTCCACCGAGCGCCGGGACCTCATCCCGGTGCTCAAGCTGACCGGCATCCTGGGCCTGGTCTACGCGGTGCTGTTCGCCACGGGGCTGGTGCTCTAG
- a CDS encoding DUF4229 domain-containing protein: protein MRVFKYAVIRLAVFFVVWGACMLLGLGWIFSTIAAAVIALAAGYLFFNDLRTGAGSDVASAWEGRGKREQFKSEQADAEAEDSYTEGRYFDPGSDEKR, encoded by the coding sequence GTGCGAGTTTTCAAGTATGCCGTGATCCGCCTGGCCGTCTTCTTCGTGGTCTGGGGCGCCTGCATGCTGCTCGGCCTCGGATGGATCTTCTCCACCATCGCGGCGGCCGTCATCGCGCTGGCCGCGGGCTACCTGTTCTTCAATGACCTGCGCACCGGCGCCGGCAGTGACGTGGCCAGCGCCTGGGAGGGCCGCGGGAAGCGGGAGCAGTTCAAGTCAGAGCAGGCTGATGCGGAGGCCGAGGACTCCTACACCGAGGGCCGGTACTTCGATCCCGGCAGCGACGAGAAGCGCTAG